Proteins encoded in a region of the Desulfovibrio gilichinskyi genome:
- a CDS encoding type III restriction-modification system endonuclease produces MKLKFKKQAYQTRAVEAVVDCFKGQPYAMGLNYRIDPGHQLDIGETGFKNDDLVLTENQFLENIQAVQRSQNLPQSNSLKEFKTLKKNALKIDPAYTKKALAICKYHLDIEMETGTGKTYCYIKTIFEMNKRFGWTKFIIVVPSIAIREGVLKSFDITADHFQESYHKKAKFFIYDSKQLEKLESYSSDAGINVMVINVQAFNARGKDNRRIYEELDGFQSRKPIDVIKANKPILILDEPQKMGGEKTLDSLKEFAPLFVLRYSATHKAQHNRIHRLDALDAYNQKLVKKISVRGISVKGLPGTNAYLYLESIEISKQTPVARIDVEIKHNSGIKRSMQRLVKGSNLHDISGGLEQYKDFVIADIDAITDMVEFTNGHKLYAGEATGDVDEAMRRRIQIREAIRAHLEKEQVLFQQGIKVLTLFFIDEVAKYRLYTEAGHEGGEYAKVFEEEYAEAVAELKCDLLMRDDYKEYLDNIFVESTHKGYFSKDNNGKMVDALKASKVEKNESTDKSAYDLILKDKERLLSFPEPTRFIFSHSALREGWDNPNVFVICTLKHSDNTISRRQEVGRGLRIAVNQFGERQDAPETVHQTNVLTVVASESYKDFVTALQKDISDSLSERPRVADIKYFTGKIMLTPSGEVEVTQDMAEGIEFYLIQNGYVDRKKQISQKYRDSVNRNEFAHLPEDLQPFSDQIFQLIDSVFSDAGVPQPENGRAPKTNSLNANFDKKEFKELWNRINRKAVYSVHFDSSELVDKCVNVLNETLQVAPLQYVIQKGEQIEEVSSDKIKSGESFKISETATEQNTKSIHSAVKYDLIGKISENAQLTRGTVANILGKIRKPVFDLFKVNPESFIAESTRLIREQKATAVIERLSYDATSETHDMDIFTLGQSNQDFSKAGTPLKHHIYDYAITDSKVERDFVNELDTSKEVVVYAKLPNGFSIPTPVGNYNPDWAISFKEGAVKHVYFVAETKGSMSTMELREIEKTRIKCARKFFEEINRTINPKNVKYDVVNSYSKLMDVVGIR; encoded by the coding sequence ATGAAGTTGAAATTTAAAAAACAGGCTTACCAGACGCGGGCAGTAGAAGCCGTTGTAGATTGCTTTAAAGGGCAACCTTACGCTATGGGATTGAATTACCGGATTGACCCTGGGCATCAGCTTGATATCGGTGAAACAGGATTTAAAAATGATGATTTAGTCTTAACTGAAAACCAGTTTTTGGAAAATATTCAAGCTGTTCAGCGTTCTCAAAATTTGCCACAGAGTAATTCTTTAAAGGAGTTTAAAACCTTAAAGAAAAATGCGCTAAAGATAGATCCTGCATATACCAAAAAAGCTCTGGCCATTTGCAAATATCATTTAGATATCGAAATGGAAACCGGAACCGGAAAGACATACTGCTATATTAAAACTATTTTTGAGATGAATAAAAGGTTCGGCTGGACCAAATTTATTATAGTCGTTCCAAGTATTGCTATCCGTGAAGGTGTGCTCAAATCTTTTGATATCACAGCAGATCACTTTCAAGAAAGCTACCACAAAAAAGCTAAATTCTTTATTTATGATTCTAAACAACTAGAGAAGCTCGAAAGTTATTCTTCAGATGCTGGAATTAACGTGATGGTGATTAATGTGCAGGCATTTAATGCTCGCGGAAAAGATAATCGCCGCATTTATGAAGAGCTGGATGGTTTTCAGAGTCGCAAACCTATTGATGTAATTAAAGCCAACAAACCCATTTTAATCCTTGATGAACCTCAAAAGATGGGAGGGGAAAAGACTTTAGATTCACTAAAAGAGTTCGCTCCACTTTTTGTTCTTCGCTACTCCGCTACACATAAGGCCCAGCACAATAGGATTCACCGTCTGGATGCTTTGGATGCTTATAATCAAAAGCTTGTAAAAAAGATTTCTGTTCGTGGTATCTCTGTAAAAGGACTGCCTGGAACAAATGCCTATCTCTATTTGGAGTCGATTGAAATTTCCAAGCAAACTCCTGTTGCCAGAATTGACGTGGAGATAAAGCACAACTCCGGAATTAAGCGGTCGATGCAGCGATTGGTCAAAGGAAGCAACCTCCATGATATTTCAGGCGGCCTTGAACAGTATAAGGATTTTGTTATAGCTGACATTGATGCCATTACAGATATGGTTGAATTCACAAACGGGCATAAATTGTATGCGGGAGAAGCTACCGGTGATGTCGATGAAGCAATGCGTCGTCGTATCCAGATAAGGGAAGCTATCAGAGCCCATTTGGAAAAAGAGCAAGTTCTTTTCCAACAAGGGATTAAGGTTCTAACGCTATTTTTTATCGATGAAGTAGCAAAGTATAGATTATACACTGAGGCAGGGCATGAAGGTGGCGAATATGCGAAAGTTTTTGAGGAGGAATACGCAGAGGCGGTTGCAGAATTAAAATGTGATTTGTTGATGCGCGATGACTATAAAGAATATCTTGATAATATTTTCGTAGAAAGCACTCATAAGGGCTATTTTTCTAAAGATAATAACGGAAAAATGGTTGATGCTTTAAAAGCTTCGAAGGTCGAGAAAAATGAAAGTACAGATAAAAGCGCATATGATTTAATACTTAAGGATAAAGAAAGGCTTTTGTCTTTTCCAGAGCCAACGCGATTTATTTTTTCCCATTCTGCCCTTCGAGAAGGTTGGGATAATCCAAATGTATTTGTCATCTGTACCCTCAAGCATAGTGATAATACTATTTCTCGCCGGCAAGAAGTTGGGCGCGGACTTCGTATTGCAGTCAATCAGTTTGGTGAGAGACAGGATGCGCCGGAGACAGTGCATCAAACCAACGTCCTGACGGTTGTGGCTAGTGAAAGCTATAAGGATTTTGTAACTGCACTACAAAAAGATATTAGCGATTCTCTTTCGGAAAGACCACGTGTTGCTGATATAAAATACTTCACCGGTAAAATCATGCTAACCCCTTCAGGCGAGGTTGAAGTGACGCAAGATATGGCAGAAGGTATTGAATTTTATTTGATTCAAAATGGTTATGTTGACCGTAAAAAACAAATTTCGCAGAAATACCGTGATTCAGTGAACCGCAACGAGTTTGCCCATTTACCCGAAGATTTGCAGCCATTTAGCGATCAAATTTTCCAATTAATAGATAGTGTTTTCAGTGATGCAGGGGTGCCGCAACCAGAAAATGGTCGAGCTCCTAAAACAAATTCTTTGAATGCTAATTTTGATAAAAAAGAGTTTAAAGAGCTTTGGAACAGGATTAACCGAAAAGCTGTGTACAGTGTTCATTTTGACAGTTCTGAATTGGTGGATAAGTGCGTAAATGTTTTGAATGAAACTCTACAAGTTGCTCCTTTGCAGTATGTCATACAGAAGGGGGAACAGATTGAGGAAGTTAGCTCTGATAAAATTAAATCAGGTGAAAGTTTCAAAATTAGTGAAACGGCAACGGAACAAAATACGAAGTCTATTCATTCTGCTGTAAAGTATGACTTGATTGGTAAAATCTCTGAAAATGCGCAACTGACCAGAGGAACTGTGGCAAATATTTTGGGCAAAATCAGAAAGCCAGTTTTTGATTTATTCAAAGTTAATCCTGAAAGTTTTATTGCGGAGTCCACCCGGCTCATCCGCGAACAAAAGGCAACCGCAGTTATTGAACGGTTAAGCTATGATGCTACTTCTGAAACTCATGATATGGACATTTTTACTCTCGGACAAAGTAACCAGGATTTCAGCAAAGCTGGAACTCCGCTTAAACATCACATTTATGATTACGCTATAACTGATTCTAAGGTAGAGCGAGATTTTGTAAATGAGCTGGATACCAGTAAAGAAGTTGTTGTTTACGCAAAATTGCCTAATGGTTTTTCAATTCCAACCCCTGTAGGAAATTATAACCCAGACTGGGCTATTTCATTTAAGGAAGGGGCTGTAAAGCATGTCTACTTTGTGGCTGAAACGAAAGGTTCAATGTCCACTATGGAATTACGGGAAATAGAGAAAACAAGAATCAAATGCGCCCGCAAGTTTTTTGAGGAAATTAATCGGACAATTAATCCTAAAAACGTAAAGTATGATGTCGTGAATAGTTACAGCAAATTAATGGATGTAGTCGGTATTCGATAA
- a CDS encoding PDDEXK nuclease domain-containing protein, with protein MTLEKHENNKPGNTTENKTIMKVGFDDVVGLFEKTQSAMQSQVARSVDIALVVRNWLFGWYIVEFENGGAERADLYGKRLIESLSERLVKLGIKGMSPTNLRKFREFYQAYAKIQQTLSVTSLSSSEKIQQTESAKSQTTQTLYGLFSIDGVDGCNLWQTLSMSFHLSWSHYVVLLTIKSSDERKFYEIEAIENSWSLRELKRQINSSFYERLALSRDKEKVRELSEEGQLVSSPKDVLKSPYVLEFLGLEENFSYSEHDLETAIINKIEHFLLELGKGFLFEARQKRFTFDDDHFYVDLVFYNRLLRCYVVIDLKRERLTHQDLGQMQMYVNYFDRHVKLADEKPTIGILLCHSKSDGLVELTLPKESNIYASQYQLYLPSKEELKKQLEEAQQDWEAHHEVEI; from the coding sequence ATGACCCTCGAAAAGCATGAAAATAATAAACCGGGTAACACCACAGAAAATAAAACAATTATGAAAGTTGGCTTTGATGATGTGGTTGGGCTGTTTGAGAAAACTCAATCCGCTATGCAGAGTCAGGTCGCGCGTTCCGTTGATATTGCGTTGGTCGTGCGCAATTGGTTGTTCGGCTGGTATATTGTGGAATTTGAAAACGGTGGTGCAGAACGGGCTGATTTGTATGGAAAGAGATTGATTGAGTCTTTATCTGAAAGACTTGTTAAATTAGGTATTAAGGGTATGTCCCCTACCAATTTACGAAAATTCAGAGAATTTTATCAGGCCTATGCAAAGATTCAACAGACGCTGTCTGTTACATCTCTTAGCTCTTCAGAAAAGATTCAACAGACAGAGTCTGCTAAATCTCAAACAACCCAAACTTTGTATGGGTTGTTTTCTATAGATGGGGTTGATGGTTGTAATCTTTGGCAAACATTATCAATGAGTTTCCATTTAAGCTGGTCCCACTATGTTGTGCTTTTGACTATTAAATCCAGCGATGAACGAAAATTTTATGAAATTGAAGCAATTGAAAATAGCTGGAGTCTCCGAGAGCTGAAGCGGCAAATCAATTCTAGTTTTTATGAGAGATTAGCTTTGAGTAGAGATAAAGAAAAAGTTAGAGAGCTTTCAGAAGAAGGCCAGCTTGTAAGCTCTCCTAAAGATGTTTTAAAAAGTCCATATGTGTTGGAATTTTTAGGACTAGAAGAAAATTTTAGTTATTCCGAACATGATTTGGAAACAGCAATTATTAATAAGATCGAGCATTTTCTCTTAGAGCTGGGAAAAGGATTTCTTTTTGAAGCCCGGCAGAAGAGGTTTACCTTTGATGACGATCATTTCTATGTTGATTTGGTGTTCTACAATCGCCTATTGCGTTGTTATGTCGTGATTGACTTAAAACGTGAAAGATTGACTCATCAAGACTTGGGACAGATGCAGATGTACGTGAATTATTTTGATCGCCATGTGAAGCTTGCTGATGAAAAACCAACTATTGGAATTTTACTTTGTCATAGTAAGAGCGACGGATTAGTTGAACTCACATTACCGAAAGAATCCAATATTTATGCATCACAGTATCAGCTTTATCTTCCTTCCAAAGAAGAACTGAAAAAACAACTGGAAGAAGCACAGCAGGACTGGGAGGCTCATCATGAAGTTGAAATTTAA
- a CDS encoding AAA family ATPase, with product MSGAIKRIDTIKSMAVFQDFCWASSVRDDGNNIAEFKEINILYGRNYSGKTTLSRIIRALETGSISDKYNSPQFQLSFDDGSSVTQDSLNGHDHVVRVFNEDFVKDNLRFIVDELRPSVHLLF from the coding sequence ATGAGTGGGGCGATAAAGAGAATTGATACGATAAAAAGTATGGCGGTCTTCCAAGATTTCTGTTGGGCATCATCTGTGAGAGATGATGGCAATAACATTGCTGAGTTTAAAGAGATCAATATTTTGTATGGGCGCAATTATTCGGGCAAGACGACTTTGTCACGAATAATTCGAGCTTTAGAAACAGGTTCGATTTCGGACAAATATAATTCTCCCCAATTTCAGTTAAGCTTTGATGATGGCAGCAGTGTTACACAAGATTCGTTGAACGGGCATGATCATGTTGTTCGTGTTTTTAACGAAGATTTTGTGAAAGATAATCTTCGTTTCATTGTTGATGAACTCAGGCCATCAGTTCATTTGCTATTTTAG
- a CDS encoding DUF4391 domain-containing protein yields the protein MAFLYNFPKQTFFGSPLPKSKIYKLAGVSSKVQKMFVREVEKITWSYKLAPETINLPASESVQEIQIFTVALRTEKLNYEVLETIDKAIPSPLFFFLGYGNKSKYVAAYKRPSEVDRSKWVVSGYSETEWINDGSERKEFPVVLNMGALYHALLKNIIPLPARKNEPINKLFLRMDQLRSIKRDASKLESRIRKEKQFNRKVELNSELKVLEQQIRGLE from the coding sequence ATGGCTTTTTTATATAATTTCCCTAAGCAAACTTTCTTTGGAAGCCCTCTTCCCAAAAGCAAGATATACAAACTTGCAGGCGTTAGTTCAAAAGTTCAAAAAATGTTTGTGCGAGAAGTTGAGAAAATCACATGGTCCTATAAATTGGCTCCTGAAACGATAAATTTGCCGGCAAGTGAGAGCGTGCAGGAGATACAAATTTTCACGGTTGCCCTCAGGACTGAAAAACTAAATTATGAAGTTTTGGAAACCATTGATAAGGCCATACCTTCACCTCTTTTTTTTTTCTTAGGATATGGGAATAAAAGTAAGTATGTCGCGGCTTATAAGCGTCCTAGTGAAGTTGATAGAAGCAAATGGGTTGTTAGCGGGTATAGCGAAACAGAATGGATTAATGACGGTTCCGAGCGTAAAGAATTCCCCGTTGTGCTGAACATGGGTGCTCTTTATCATGCTCTTCTTAAAAACATTATCCCCTTACCTGCTCGTAAAAATGAGCCTATAAATAAACTTTTTTTGCGAATGGATCAGTTGCGGAGTATAAAGCGAGACGCTAGTAAGCTTGAGTCTCGGATAAGAAAAGAAAAGCAGTTTAATCGCAAAGTAGAGCTTAATTCTGAATTGAAAGTTCTGGAGCAGCAGATTCGGGGACTTGAGTAG
- a CDS encoding site-specific DNA-methyltransferase, whose product MDKLKMHTPDLIDDNISKIALQFPNCITESRSKDGSIKKSIDFDLLRQELSDSIVEGPKERYQLNWPGKREALLAANAPIAKTLRPCRDESVNFDTTENLFIEGDNLDALKLLQENYLGKVKMIYIDPPYNTGKDFIYSDNFTESAEEYLLESEQKDEEGNHLIANTESNGRFHSDWLSMMYSRLKLAKNLLKDDGAIFISIDDNEVHNLRKICDEIFGITNFIAEFVWKRRVSSAMADNNVSSDQDYVICYQKGQLEGFTGNEKDFKKYSNPDNDPRGPWIPDNLTVGMTASMRPNQAYNLVDPSTGSIYPYNPNRVWAFIPKSMEKMIAEGRVIFPEDISRRPMQKRFKNELKSTHNPFSTLMSDKVGLNTEATRQIQQVLGGNIFDYSKPLSLLTVLIPQVCNGDDLILDFFAGSSVTAQAVMQLNAEDKGNRKFVMVQLPEECDEKSEAFKAGYETIAEISKERIRRAGAKIKDENPDATDLDIGFRVLKVDSSNMADVYYSPDAMRQDLIAAMTDNIKAGRSEEDLLFQVLLDWGVDLSLPIKKEIVAGLDVFFVDENSLAACFANNGEITEDFCKELAEYKPLRIVFRDSGFKGDSVKINVEQIFKLMSPHTEVKTI is encoded by the coding sequence ATGGATAAACTAAAAATGCATACCCCCGATCTGATAGATGATAATATTTCAAAGATTGCTCTGCAGTTCCCTAATTGCATAACTGAGTCTCGATCTAAAGATGGTAGTATAAAAAAGTCCATTGATTTTGATCTACTTCGCCAAGAGCTTTCAGATTCTATCGTTGAAGGTCCGAAAGAGCGGTATCAACTCAATTGGCCGGGCAAGCGTGAAGCTTTGCTTGCCGCCAATGCCCCTATTGCCAAAACGCTACGCCCTTGTCGTGATGAGAGTGTTAATTTTGATACCACTGAGAATTTGTTCATTGAGGGAGACAACCTTGATGCTCTTAAGCTTTTGCAGGAGAACTATCTCGGCAAGGTAAAAATGATCTATATTGACCCTCCGTATAATACTGGGAAGGATTTCATATATAGCGACAATTTTACAGAATCTGCTGAAGAATATTTGCTTGAATCTGAACAAAAAGATGAAGAAGGTAATCACTTAATTGCCAATACGGAAAGCAATGGGCGGTTTCATTCTGATTGGCTGAGTATGATGTATTCACGGCTTAAGCTTGCTAAGAATTTACTGAAAGATGATGGGGCCATTTTTATTAGTATTGATGATAATGAAGTGCATAATTTGCGTAAAATTTGTGATGAAATTTTTGGGATAACTAATTTTATAGCTGAATTCGTTTGGAAAAGGCGAGTTTCTTCTGCAATGGCTGATAATAATGTGTCATCAGATCAAGACTATGTCATTTGCTACCAAAAAGGACAGTTGGAAGGTTTTACTGGTAACGAGAAAGATTTTAAAAAATATTCAAACCCAGATAATGACCCCCGAGGTCCATGGATTCCGGACAATTTAACTGTTGGAATGACCGCATCAATGCGTCCGAATCAAGCTTACAATTTAGTAGACCCTTCAACTGGAAGCATTTACCCATACAATCCTAATCGAGTTTGGGCTTTTATCCCAAAATCAATGGAGAAAATGATTGCAGAAGGTAGAGTCATTTTTCCAGAAGATATATCCAGAAGGCCAATGCAAAAGCGGTTTAAAAATGAACTTAAAAGTACGCACAATCCGTTTTCAACATTGATGAGTGACAAAGTTGGGCTAAACACAGAAGCGACAAGGCAGATACAGCAAGTTCTGGGAGGTAATATTTTTGACTATTCGAAACCTCTTTCATTATTAACGGTTCTTATTCCTCAAGTTTGTAATGGCGACGATCTTATTCTTGATTTTTTTGCAGGCTCTAGTGTAACTGCTCAAGCTGTTATGCAACTAAACGCAGAAGACAAGGGCAACCGTAAATTCGTTATGGTCCAGCTCCCCGAAGAGTGTGATGAAAAATCTGAAGCTTTTAAAGCTGGTTATGAAACAATTGCCGAAATTTCCAAAGAACGTATTCGCCGTGCCGGAGCAAAGATAAAAGACGAAAATCCAGACGCAACTGATCTTGATATTGGCTTTCGTGTTTTGAAAGTAGACAGCAGCAATATGGCTGATGTCTATTATTCTCCTGATGCAATGAGGCAAGATTTAATTGCAGCAATGACTGACAACATTAAAGCTGGACGTAGCGAGGAAGACTTACTTTTTCAGGTGCTTCTTGATTGGGGTGTTGATCTTTCTCTGCCGATTAAAAAAGAAATTGTTGCCGGGCTGGACGTGTTTTTTGTGGATGAAAATTCTTTAGCAGCATGCTTTGCGAATAATGGCGAAATTACCGAAGACTTTTGCAAGGAGTTGGCGGAATATAAACCTTTACGAATTGTGTTCCGTGATTCTGGTTTTAAAGGTGATAGCGTTAAGATTAATGTGGAGCAGATTTTTAAACTTATGTCGCCCCATACAGAAGTGAAGACTATATGA
- a CDS encoding helicase-related protein — MQILDNINSLWGDDLKQTLEPGVKLKIAATCFSIYGYEALKKELDKIDSLEFIFTAPAFVPNDVADKMSRERREFHIPKLQREKNLYGSEFELQLKNKLTQRAIAKECADWIRRKATFRSNATKSPMQQFACLETGHTDVTYMPLHGFTAVDLGYQQGDAVSNLINKIDEAPLTATYIHLFDQIWNDSGQLKNVTESICAHIESVYQENSPEKVYFLMLYNIFNEFLEDLNEDVLPNDLTGYKDSVVWNKLFNFQSDAATGIINKLESYNGCILADSVGLGKTFTALAVIKYYELRNRSVLVLCPKKLADNWLNYNSNLKTNIFAKDRFSYDVLCHTDLQRTSGESFGIPLNKVNWGNYDLVVIDESHNFRNNDTYKEKETRYKKLMDSVIRDGVKTKVLMLSATPVNNKFNDLRNQLALAYEGESEKLSDKINVKKGIEEIFRQAQTAFNSWSKLPCEERTASAILNALDFDFFELLDKVTIARSRKHIETFYDTTDIGNFPVRCKPLSFRSPLTDLPNIPSFNEIYAQLSLLKLSVYAPVSYILPSRLKKYEELYDTAVDGGKGKLRQVDRETSLQSLMTTNLLKRLESSVESFRLTLGSLEEKHIDMLDKIEQFKKSKSDSAKISLAEQFGSVESDDEDIADLEEFLIGGKVQVNLADMDLLSWEHDLSADIHVISALLGEMRKVTVEDDSKLQHIKTHIKNKIENPINAGNKKIIIFTAFADTANYLYENLSKQMAKEGIHSGLVTGKNSPKNSLKKGYDFQSILTLFSPRSKEKDLIFPDEPGEIDLLIGTDCISEGQNLQDCDYLINYDIHWNPVRVIQRFGRVDRIGSSNEFIQLVNYWPDISLDEYINLKERVENRMHIVDLTGTGDDNVLSAQANDVGYRKEQLRRLQDEVIELEDLKTGVNITDLGLNDFRMDLLNYMKDKRDLAHLPNGLHAVISAAPEKGLRPGVIFTLRNRSSAVNINQHNRLHPYYLVYISNDGEIFTEHTQVKKILDMVRNGCKGLDSPIFKACKIFNDNTNDGRDMKHYSDLLGQAIQSIVEVKEDTDIDSLFSGTKTSALLDTIQGLDDFEIISFLVVAG, encoded by the coding sequence ATGCAAATACTAGATAATATAAACTCTCTCTGGGGCGATGACTTAAAGCAAACACTTGAGCCTGGTGTAAAGTTGAAAATTGCGGCGACTTGTTTTTCTATTTATGGCTATGAAGCTTTAAAAAAGGAATTAGATAAAATTGACTCTCTTGAGTTTATTTTCACTGCTCCAGCCTTTGTTCCAAATGATGTTGCGGACAAAATGTCGAGGGAGCGCAGAGAATTTCATATACCGAAGTTGCAACGAGAAAAGAACTTATATGGAAGTGAGTTTGAACTTCAGTTGAAAAATAAGCTTACTCAGCGTGCAATTGCGAAGGAGTGTGCGGACTGGATACGGCGTAAAGCCACCTTTCGTTCAAATGCTACAAAGTCCCCAATGCAGCAATTTGCTTGTTTAGAGACAGGACATACTGATGTAACTTATATGCCATTGCATGGTTTTACGGCTGTAGACCTTGGTTACCAGCAAGGTGATGCTGTTTCTAATCTTATAAATAAAATCGATGAAGCACCGCTTACAGCAACTTATATTCATCTTTTTGATCAGATATGGAACGATAGTGGGCAGCTTAAGAATGTTACCGAGAGTATTTGCGCACATATAGAATCTGTTTATCAGGAAAACTCTCCTGAAAAAGTATATTTTTTGATGCTTTACAATATCTTTAATGAGTTTCTTGAAGACTTGAATGAAGACGTTTTGCCTAATGATTTGACTGGGTATAAAGATAGTGTTGTTTGGAATAAACTTTTTAATTTTCAAAGTGATGCGGCCACTGGAATCATCAATAAACTTGAAAGTTATAATGGGTGTATTCTTGCCGACAGTGTTGGTCTTGGTAAAACCTTTACCGCCCTTGCCGTTATCAAATATTACGAGCTTAGAAATCGCTCCGTATTGGTTCTTTGTCCTAAAAAATTGGCTGACAACTGGCTGAATTATAATAGTAATCTTAAAACAAATATCTTTGCTAAAGATCGTTTTAGCTATGATGTTTTGTGTCATACGGATTTACAGCGAACAAGTGGGGAATCTTTTGGTATTCCGTTGAATAAGGTTAATTGGGGGAATTATGATCTTGTCGTAATAGATGAGTCTCATAATTTTCGTAACAATGACACTTATAAAGAGAAAGAAACCAGATATAAAAAATTAATGGATTCCGTTATTCGGGATGGTGTAAAAACTAAAGTTTTGATGCTGTCTGCTACCCCCGTAAATAACAAATTCAATGATCTTAGAAATCAGCTTGCGCTTGCCTACGAAGGTGAGTCTGAAAAACTCAGTGACAAAATTAATGTAAAAAAAGGGATTGAAGAAATTTTTAGACAGGCTCAGACTGCCTTTAATAGCTGGTCAAAGCTTCCTTGTGAAGAACGCACTGCCAGTGCTATTTTAAACGCTTTGGATTTTGATTTTTTCGAGCTCCTTGATAAAGTTACAATTGCTCGTTCCAGGAAACATATAGAGACTTTTTATGACACTACTGATATCGGCAATTTTCCCGTGAGGTGTAAGCCTTTGTCGTTTCGTAGCCCCTTGACGGATCTTCCAAACATTCCAAGTTTTAATGAGATCTATGCTCAACTGTCTTTACTGAAACTTTCAGTCTATGCGCCTGTCAGTTACATTTTGCCGAGCCGGCTAAAAAAATACGAAGAATTATATGATACTGCCGTTGATGGGGGTAAAGGAAAGTTGCGTCAGGTGGATCGAGAAACAAGTCTTCAGTCGCTTATGACAACAAACTTGCTTAAGCGTCTTGAAAGTTCTGTAGAGTCTTTTCGGCTTACTCTTGGGTCTTTGGAAGAAAAGCATATTGATATGCTGGATAAGATTGAACAATTTAAGAAATCAAAATCAGATTCGGCAAAAATTAGTTTAGCTGAACAGTTCGGTTCAGTTGAGAGTGACGATGAAGATATTGCGGATCTAGAAGAGTTTTTGATCGGGGGGAAGGTTCAGGTTAACCTTGCTGATATGGATCTTCTGTCTTGGGAACATGATTTGAGTGCAGATATTCATGTCATATCAGCCTTGCTGGGCGAGATGAGAAAGGTAACGGTTGAAGATGATTCAAAGCTTCAACATATTAAAACACACATCAAGAATAAAATTGAAAATCCAATAAATGCGGGTAACAAAAAAATAATAATTTTTACTGCTTTTGCAGATACCGCCAACTATCTTTACGAAAATTTATCTAAGCAAATGGCTAAAGAGGGTATCCATTCAGGACTTGTTACAGGCAAGAACAGCCCTAAAAATTCTTTGAAAAAGGGATATGATTTCCAGTCAATTCTAACTTTATTTTCTCCTCGTTCCAAAGAGAAGGATTTGATTTTTCCGGATGAACCCGGTGAAATTGATTTGTTAATTGGTACGGACTGTATTTCTGAAGGGCAGAATTTGCAGGACTGTGACTACCTTATTAACTATGACATACATTGGAATCCCGTTCGTGTTATTCAACGTTTTGGACGAGTTGACCGAATTGGTTCTTCAAACGAATTTATTCAGCTAGTGAATTACTGGCCTGATATCTCATTAGATGAATATATTAATCTGAAAGAGCGTGTGGAAAACAGAATGCATATTGTCGACCTCACAGGAACAGGTGATGACAATGTTCTTTCTGCGCAGGCAAATGATGTTGGATATCGGAAAGAGCAGCTACGCCGATTGCAGGATGAAGTTATCGAGCTTGAAGATTTAAAAACAGGTGTAAACATCACTGATTTAGGTCTCAATGATTTTCGGATGGATTTGTTGAATTATATGAAAGATAAAAGGGATCTTGCCCACCTTCCTAATGGTTTACATGCTGTGATTTCGGCAGCCCCGGAAAAAGGATTGCGTCCTGGAGTTATTTTTACTCTGCGTAACCGCAGCAGTGCTGTAAATATTAATCAGCATAATAGGCTACACCCATATTATCTCGTATATATCAGTAATGACGGTGAAATTTTTACTGAGCATACTCAAGTTAAGAAAATATTGGATATGGTCAGGAATGGCTGCAAAGGATTAGATTCTCCAATTTTTAAAGCTTGCAAAATTTTTAATGACAATACAAATGATGGTCGGGATATGAAGCATTATTCCGATCTGTTAGGGCAAGCTATTCAATCTATTGTTGAAGTTAAAGAAGATACTGATATTGATAGCCTTTTTTCAGGTACGAAGACCAGCGCACTTCTTGATACAATACAGGGGCTTGATGATTTTGAAATAATTTCCTTTTTAGTTGTTGCAGGGTAG